The proteins below are encoded in one region of Mauremys reevesii isolate NIE-2019 linkage group 15, ASM1616193v1, whole genome shotgun sequence:
- the LOC120383409 gene encoding olfactory receptor 10A4-like, whose amino-acid sequence MANENHTVVTQFLFMSFSEFLEVRVSLFFLVLVLYLMTLMGNIVIITITVVDPALCSPMYFFLRNLSFLEIGYTSSTIPKMLENFLSEDKSISFLGCATQMYFFSLLGITECCLLTTLAYDRYVAICHPLRYTAMMSRGVCLQLSAVSWLIGVLVALGQTTFIFTLPYCGPNRINHFFCDLPPLLKLACADTYRNEVAVYTIAVIFIMVPFLLILVSYVCILYTIFKIPSAAGRSKTFSTCSSHLIVVTLFYGTAIVTYLRPKSSYSHDTDKLLSLFYTVVCPMLNPLIYSLRNKEVKKALRRVMARKIFI is encoded by the coding sequence ATGGCTAATGAGAACCACACGGTTGTGACACAGTTCCTCTTCATGTCTTTCTCTGAATTCTTGGAGGTGCGGGTCTCCCTTTTCTTCTTAGTGCTGGTTTTGTACCTCATGACCTTGATGGGCAACATTGTCATCATCACAATCACAGTGGTGGACCCTGCCCTATGCtcccccatgtatttcttcctccgGAATTTGTCCTTTCTGGAAATCGGTTACACTTCATCGACCATCCCCAAGATGCTGGAGAACTTCCTGTCCGAGGACAAGAGCATCTCATTCCTGGGCTGTGCCACGCAGATGTATTTCTTTTCCCTCCTGGGGATCACGGAGTGTTGCCTACTGACCACCTTGGCATATGACCGTTATGTGGCCATATGTCACCCTCTGCGCTACACGGCCATGATGAGCAGAGGTGTGTGTCTTCAGCTCTCAGCTGTGTCCTGGCTCATTGGGGTGCTGGTGGCATTAGGACAGACAACTTTCATATTCACTCTGCCCTACTGTGGGCCCAATAGGATCAACCACTTCTTCTGTGACCTGCCCCCACTGCTGAAGTTGGCCTGTGCAGATACTTACAGGAATGAAGTAGCTGTTTACACCATCGCTGTCATCTTCATCATGGTCCCCTTCTTACTCATCCTTGTGTCCTATGTCTGTATTCTCTACACTATCTTCAAGATACCATCAGCTGCAGGCAGGAGCAAAActttctccacctgctcctcccacctcattgTGGTGACTTTGTTTTATGGAACCGCCATCGTGACGTATCTGAGGCCCAAATCTAGCTATTCACATGACACTGACAAACTGCTTTCCCTGTTCTACACAGTGGTGTGCCCAATGCTGAACCCTttgatctacagcctgaggaataAAGAGGTGAAGAAAGCCTTAAGAAGGGTGATGgccagaaaaatatttatttga